One window of Salminus brasiliensis chromosome 16, fSalBra1.hap2, whole genome shotgun sequence genomic DNA carries:
- the bnip3lb gene encoding BCL2 interacting protein 3 like b has translation MSDGAAPTDNNGEPGLNGSWVELEMNRNSGGSQASSISLATPTLAQVVEEDDGIAGGLEHVPSSSSIHNGDMEKILLDAQHESSRSNSSCDSPPRPHSPQDEGQISFDVDRGETQEVLEKMRDDDILMKDSDWVADWSSRPENVPPKEFHFRHPRRSVTLSMRKTGAMKKGGIFSAEFLRVFIPSLLLSHILALGLGVYIGKRLTTPPASSF, from the exons aTGTCCGACGGTGCTGCTCCGACAGACAACAACGGAGAGCCGGGATTAAACG GCTCGTGGGtggagctggagatgaacagaaACTCAGGCGGCTCTCAGGCTTCGTCCATCAGCCTGGCGACGCCAACTTTAGCCCAGGTGGTTGAGGAGGACGATGGCATAGCAGGCGGCCTGGAGCACgtcccctcctcttcctccatccATAACGGGGACATGGAGAAGATCCTGCTGGACGCTCAGCACGAGTCCAGCCGCAGCAACTCGTCCTGCGACAG cCCCCCACGCCCCCACAGTCCTCAGGATGAAGGTCAGATCAGCTTTGATGTGGACAGAGGAGAAACTCAG GAGGTGCTGGAAAAGATGAGGGACGACGATATTCTGATGAAGGATTCAGACTGGGTGGCTGATTGGTCCAGCAGGCCAGAGAACGTCCCCCCCAA AGAATTCCATTTCCGTCACCCCCGGCGATCAGTGACCCTCAGCATGCGGAAAACGGGAGCGATGAAGAAAGGTGGGATCTTCTCGGCTGAGTTCCTGAGAGTGTTCATCCCCTCACTGCTGCTGTCACACATCCTGGCCCTGGGGCTCGG ggtgtACATTGGGAAGAGGCTGACGACTCCCCCTGCGAGCTCCTTTTGA